From Candidatus Denitrolinea symbiosum:
CCAGGGCCTGACCGACAACCTGCTGGTGGATTACGCCGAACCGAACCACACGGCGCGGGCCTTCTACGCGCCCAACGACCCCGGCTTCAGCGACCAGACCAACCTGTCCGTCATGCAGGTCCCCTTCGCCTGGGATGTGACGCGCGGCGAGAACGTGATCGTGGCCGTCATTGACACCGGACTCGACTTCACCCATCCCGACCTGATCTCCAACCTGTGGGCCAACCCCGGCGAAATGGGGATGGACGTCAACGGCAACGACAAGGCTTCCAACGGCGTGGACGACGACAACGACGGCTACGTGGATAACTGGCTGGGCTGGAACTTCGTGGACAACAACAACGACCTCGCCGACCACAACGGACACGGCACGCACAGCGCGGGCGTCATCGGCGCGGGCATGGACAACGCGCTGGGGATCGCGGGCATCGCGCCCGGCGCGCGCATCCTGCCCATCAAAGCGCTGAACGACCAGGGCTACGGCTCCTACGCCGACGTTGCGCGCGCCATCGTCTACGCGGTGGACCACGGCGCGCGGGTCATCAACCTCGGCTTCGGCGGACAGGCCGAAAGCCAGGCGCTGCGCGACGCCACCGACTACGCCCACCAGCACGACGCGGTCGTCGTGGCCGCGGCCGGCAACGGCGCGTCGGACGCGCCCTACTATCCCGCCGCCAACCCGAACGTCATCGCCGCGCTCGCCCTCGACCCGTCCCTCGCGCTGGCCTCCTTCTCCAGTTACGGCTACGTCTACAGCGTGGGCGCGCCGGGCATGGGGATTTTCTCCACCGTCACCGGCGGCGGGACGGGGACGCTGGACGGTTCCTCCGTCTCCGCGGCAGAAGTCTCCGGCGTGGCGGCGCTGCTCGCCTCCCGTCCGCAATTCGACACGGCGGACAAGATCCGCGGCGCCATCTTCGGCTCCGCGCGGGACCTCGGGGCGGCCGGCCACGACCCGTACTTCGGCTACGGCCTCGTCCAAGCTCTGGACGCGCTGGCCTACAACCCGTCCGCGTTCCAAACGCCCACGCCCTCCCCCACCCCCGCGGGGACGGCCACCCCCATCCCAACCGGCATTCCCACCGGAGTCGCGATCCAGGTGGACGCGCCCAACGCCGACATCAACAACTACACGCGTTCCTGCCCCACCGGCGCGGTCTTCGGCGCGCTGGGTGGCGCGAACGTCCCGGCGGTGCAAGTGGACGACGGCGCATCCGCCGCCATCCCGGTCGGATTCGATTTCTGGCACATGGGCGCGCGCTACACCAGCGTGTACGCCAGTTCGAACGGCTGGCTGTCGTTCAGCGACCCGCTCGGAAATTCATATCCCAACAACAACGCGCCCACCCTCGCCAACGCCCTGCCGCGTCCGATGCTCGCCCCCCTGTGGGACGACCTGAGCGGCGTCGGCGGGACCGCGTCGTACGCCACGACCGGGACCGCGCCCAACCGCGTCTTCACCTTCGAATGGTTCAACTGGCGCTGGTCAAGCGGCGCGGCCGGCGCGACGATCAGTTTCCGCGTGGAACTCTACGAGAGCAGCGGCGTGACGCGCTTCCGCTATGTGCGCGACGCCGCGCCCGTCGTCGCGGGATCCGCCTCGGTCGGTATGACCGGTTCCGGCGTCGGCCCGGGGACCTTCCTGGCGGTCAACCCCAACACTTCGTTCACGACCGTCTGCCCCAGCTGGGACGCGAACGCCGACCCGGCCAACATCTTCGGCAAACCGCCGAGCGGAAAGATCCTGACCTTCACGCCTCCCACGCCGGCCGACCCGACCGACTTGCGCGTTACCGCCTCCACCGCCAACACCGCGACTTTGACCTGGACTGACAACGCCAGCAACGAAAACGGCTACGTGATCTACGCCTCGACGGACGGCGTCAACTTCACCACGCAGGCGGGACTCACCCCGGGCTGGCAGGCGAACGCGATCCCCGGCACAGGCTCCACCGGCACGACCACAGTGACCGGACTCTCGAACGTCGAACAACTCTACTGGCGCGTCTACGCCGTCTCGGAGGGACGCTTGAGCGCCGCGCCCGCGGCGATCCACCCGCCCTCCGCGCTGACCTTCACCAACTTCCAGCCGACCTCGGCGACCCTCAATTGGGTCGACAGCCCCGACGACGCCGGTTACGTCATCCTCAATTCCACCAACGGGACTGACTTTGCCTTCGTCGCGCAGGTTCCCGCCAACGCCATCTCCTACAACGCGGGCGGGTTGACCGCGGGCGTATCCTACGCGTGGCGTGTGCAGGCGATCAACCCGCGCGCGGCCAGTTCCGCCATTCAGGGATCTACGCCCGCCGTCGTCATCACCGCGCCGGCGGACAACTCCACCTTCCTCCAATCCAACACGATCCACTTCGACGCGACCGCCACAGACGCGCTGCAAGGCGACCTGACGCCGGTCATCGAGTGGAGCTCCGATATTGACGGCGCGCTCGGCACGGGCGGAAGCCTGAACCGCTCCAACATGAGTCTCGGCCAGCATGTGATCACCGCCGAGGCGACGAGTCCGAATGGCTTGACCGCCGTCGCCACGATAACGATCATCGTCACCGACGCGGGCGGAAACGTCCCGCCGCAGCTGTTCATCACCGCGCCCGTCAACAACTCCGTCTTCATGCAGGGCGCGAACGTCACTTTCACCGGGACGGCCAATGACCTCCAGGACGGCAACCTGAGCGTCAACATCCAATGGAGTTCCAGCATTGACGGCGCGCTGGGAACCGGTTCGAGCGTCTCCACCAACGCCCTCAGCGTGGGCATCCACATCATCACGGCGCAGGTGACGGACTCGGACAACCTGACCAGCACGAAGACCATCCGCGTCTACGTGACCGACCTGAACGGAAACCTGCCTCCCGACCTGGTCATTCTCTCGCCGGTCAACAACGCCTCCTTCCAGCAAGGCGACATTGTGGGCTTCCTGGGCAGGGCGCTCATCGCCTCCAACGGCGACATCAGCGGCCACATCCAATGGACGTCGAGCCTGGACGGCGCGCTGGCTGCCGACTCATCCAGCTTCGGCTCGTCCGCGCTGAGCGTGGGCGCGCACACCATCACCGCCTCGGTGACGGACGCCAACTCCGGCCTGATCGCTACGGCCGCGATCGCGATCATCGTCCAGCCGCCTGCTCCGGCGGGCGACGATCCGCACGGCATGTTCAACGGCTCGGTGGATACCTGCGCGGCCTGTCATGCGTCCCACTCCGCCGAGAGTTGGGGACCGCTCGTGCAGTTCCCCGATTCGCCCTACCAGAACAACGATTACTGCCTGAGCTGTCACTCCTCCGGCGCGCAGGCGTACTCCACCCACTCGAATATGGACGCCACAGCCGCGCTCGAACAGCCGTTTGAGTTGTTGTGCATCCAATGTCACGACCCGCACGGCAGCCAGCCCAATCTATCCAACATCCGCCGCGGCCTGAAGTTGGGGACGCTGCCTTCCACCTTCGACGCGATGACCGACTCCGGGAGTTCGGTCCTCTTCACCGCGCGGACCGGCGCGGGCTCCTTCGACGACGGCTCCAACCCGGCCTCGCAGCTTTGCGCGGCCTGCCATCAAAGCGCCGCCAACCCCGGCGCGCCGATGACCCTCCACAACGGCGGCGCGAACCACAACGGCGGGCGGGACTACGCCGGGCAGGACTGCGCCGCCTGCCATCCGCACAGCGTCGATTCGGACGTCTCCACCCGCGACGGCTTCACCACCACCTGCCGCGCCTGTCACTCCCAGCCGCAGGACGCCGGGAACGGGACGCCGCGCCGCCAGATCGTGGGCTACCCCGCCGGGTCGGGCGGAAACGACAACGACTTCGCGCGCGCCTCGCACCACGTTGAAGGCAACGACGCGGTCGCCGACGCGGACTGCGTCGTCTGTCACGAAATGACCCAGCACACGCAGGGCAAAGTGCGTCTCTATAACGAGGACGCGCCCTCCATCGTCTACACGCTCGACTACCTCAAGGACGGCGCCAACGACGCGGCCGAGTACGAATCGTTCTGCCTGTCCTGCCACGACTCGAACGGAAAAGCCGGCAACCTGACGCCGTTCAGCGACAAGAAACTCGTCCCCTCGCTCAGCGTCTCCTTGTGGAACTTCGCCCAGCACAACGTCGTCCGGCCGTTCTTCTCCGCCTCCTGCCTCGACTGTCACAGCAACGGCCACGGCTCGAACAAGGCCAGCCTGCTCTCGCAATACTCGGCCTCCGCGCCGTGGGACTATCAATACCTCGGTTCCGGCGCGGCCCCCGCCGACGTGATGGACCAGGAGGAGGACTTCTGCGCCAAGTGCCACAGCGCCTCCGGCCCGGGCAAGGACATCCAAACCGCCTTCACAAACTACGCCAACACCGCCACGCGCATCTTCAAACACGACGTGGGCAATACCTACCAACGACACAATCCCAGCGAGGTCTTCGCGGGACTCTTCGGAGGCGCCAACCGCCACGTCGAATGCGCGGACTGCCACGACTCGCACGCGGCAAAGGACGGCGCGACCCTGCCTCCCACGCTTCCGCTGGAACTGCGCGGCGCCTCGGGCGTGGAACCGGTCTACAGCGGGAGCGGCGCGCCGCTCAGTTACAACTTCCTCGCCCAATCCAGCGCGGAATACCAGATCTGCTTCAAGTGTCACTCCGGGTACACAACCCTGCCGACCTATCTGCCGGATGGCTGGAACGGCGCCTCCTTCACGCCAAACGGACTCTACAAACTGACGACCAGCGCCCTGCCCCAGATCGCCGACAGCCGCGACATGGCGCTCGAATTCAACCCCAACGCCGCCAGCTTCCACGGCGTGCTTGCCCCGGGGAAAAACCCCAACATGCCGGATAGTTTTGTGCCAGCCTCGGGCTGGACCGGTACCAGCCGCCTGTACTGCTCGAGCTGCCACACCAACGCCAACCCCGCCGCGGACGGGAGCGGTACGCACGGCTCGCCCTGCCTCCACCTGCTGCGCGACGCCGTCAACGACGCGACTTGCAATCAATACACCACCGTCTGGGCGGCCGGCCGCCCGAACGACAACGAGGTCTGCTTCGCCTGCCATCGCAGCGACGTGTACAACGCCAGCGCCCGCGCCATGAACGTCAACCTGACCGTCTTCCGCTCCGGCCAAACCACGAACCTGCACTGGAAACACTCGTACGAATGGGGAATCTCCTGCTACACCTGCCACGACTCGCACGGCAGCGAGCAGTTACATCTGATCAACTTCGACGCCTCGGTTGTAGAACTCGAGCCGGGCTACACCAGTCAAAGCGCCTGGCAGGCCAGCCTCAACCCGAACGGGACCACGGCCACCGCATCCTGTTACACTGGGCCCGGCGGCTGTCACAGCGCGCAATCCTACACGCCTTAAGGAGGTTCCCATGAAACGGCCGCGCGTCAACATCCTCTCCCTGCTCTTCGACCTGCTCATTGACTTCGCCCTGATGGGCATGGGCGTCGTCCTGTACTATCATTTCATGGTATACCCGCTCGCGCCGGTGGGACTCAGCCAGGTCTTCATTGACATCGTCGGCAGCAAGCTGACGGCCGTACTCATCATCTCCGGGCTTCCATTCATCGTCGGCCTGTTCAGCCTGATTCGCGTCATCGTCCGCACCGGGAAGAAACTCGCCGCGCCGAAAGACAAAGGCGACGCGCCGGCCTCCTGACGCGCGCTGATCCGGGACAATGCCTCCATGCAATCCCTCGTCCGCTTTTGGAAAAAAGACATCATCAACAAATTGATCGTGCTGGTCCTGTTGGCGCTGGCCGGAGGCGCTATCGGGATCGCGGCGCTGGCTTTCAACATGCCGCAGGGCAAGGAATTCACGAAAGCCTTCACCGACCTCCTGCCGGTCCGCTCGACGCCGACCTTCGACGTCAACCTGTACCTGACGCCGGGCGCCGTCCAAGTAACGCCATTGCCGACGCTCACCCCCACCCCGCGGCCGACCATCACCTCCCGCCCGTCCGAGATGCCCACCCTCGCGCTGGAACAACCCAGCCCGACGCCCGCTTCCATCCTGACCGTCGAGCCGGCCGCGGCTTCCCAGCCTCAACCTGGCCCGGCCTGCCTCCCGAACAACCCGCGTCTCTCCGGCCAGATCCTGGACGTGGTGGACGCGGTCACAGTCCGCGCCATGATCGACGGGCTGGTGTACACCGTCCGCTACATCGGCGTGACCGAACCAGACGACGACCGCTTCCTGCTTGCGGCGCGCTCCCTGAACTCGAAACTGGTCTACGGGAAATTCGTCACCCTCATCGCGGACGTCGAGGCGAAAGACGAGCGCGGACGTTCGCTCTATTATGTGCTGCTCGACGGTCAACTGGTCAACCTCGAACTCATCCGGCAGGGACTAGGTCTCGCGCACGACGCGCCGCCGAACTCCTCCTGCGCCGCGCTCTTCCAGCAGGCGCAGCAGGACGCCATGAACGCCAAAGTGGGACAGTGGAGCGTCGCTCCCTGAAACCTCGCCCCCGATTCACTCCCCCCGTTTCCAATTCAGAAAAGCCTCCAACACCTTGCGGTTGATGAGGATATCGTTGCTCTTGTGGTCGGTGAGTTCCACGTCCACGGCGGCGATGCCGTTGGCCGAAGCCCAGTCAATCAGCTGGCCGGTATATTGACAGCCCGGGTCGTTGATGGGCGGATAGAGATAGGCGCTGACCTGCGAAAGCGCGCGCGCCAGACTGTCCGAGGCGGGATCGGGCTCGGGACGTCCGCCCGCGAAGATGGCGGACATGGCGCTGTGATAACTGATGAGCGCGTCGACGCGGTTTTCGAGCAGGAAATCGCGCAGGGCGCGCGTCTCCGGCTCGGAGAAGGGAGATTCGCCCGCAGAAATGGGAGCGGCGGCGAAGCATCCCGTCCGATCCCAATCGGCCTGCCAGAGGGCGTCCCAGTTGCGGTTGAGGTCCACGCCGCGGGCGTTGGAGCGGCCGGCTGGGAGGTCCAGGTAATCGTAAAAACCGTCGGGGTTGAAGACGGGCAGGAGGTAGAGCGTGATGTCTTCGGGGACTGTGATCGAACCGCTTCTTAAGTCGTCCCGTAAAAGATAGACCAGCGTGGCGGTGTTCCCCTCGTAGCCGCCGTGGATGGCGCCGATGATGACGCGCGCGGTCGGGCCGGTCCCGAAGCGGTACACGTCCAGCGACTTGCCTTCCAAAGACTTGCCGATGGAAAATGGCTCTCCCTCCTGCGGCTGCGGGGTGACAGTGGGCGTGAACGTGATCGCGAAGACCGGCGATGGGACGGGCGTCACCGTCGCGGCCGGCGGCGAGGCGGACGCGGGCGCGGCCGTTTCGCTCGCGGCAGCCGGCGGGGCAGCCGGGCGCGGCCGGGCGAGCAGGCTCAACAGTCCCAGGAGCAGGCTGAACAGAACCAGCGCGATCAACGCGCCGATCCCCAGCCACTTAATATCCGATCTGGAGATGGTAACGCGGCGGCGAGGTTTCATCTATCCCTTGATATCATTGAATTCCTGCCGAGTATATGCGATTGCAAACGGCATGACAAGAAGAAAAACGCGCCGGCGCGGGCGCCTTTCAAAGCAGGCTGCTTCGGTTGGCGAATTTTTTGAATGGACATTATCGGAAATAACGCCGGCGTTTCTTTTTCTGCCGCGAGTGACGCGAATTTCGCGAAAAATCATGGAAAATTCGCGCGCATTCGTGAAATTCGCGGCCAGGAATTTTATTTCCGAAGGAGTCTAATGCATTCGCGTCACGCCTGGGACGGCGCCGGGATTCGCGGCTGCGCGGCCTGCGCGATGAGAGTTCTCCGGCTTTGCTGCAGCCATGCAAGCTTCTGAAATTTTCATTGCCAGAAAAGCCAAACGCGGCTATAATGCCCCTCGCTCAATCGGGGCGTGGCGCAGTCCGGCTAGCGCGCTTGCATGGGGTGCAAGAGGTCGGAGGTTCAAATCCTCTCGCCCCGACAGAGAGTACGAAAAATCGCCCGCCGGACGGGCGATTTTGTTTTTTGGCTCTCCCGTAATCGACGGGAAAGCGCTCAAAGTGGGAGGGCAAGGATCTGCCAGGCGGCGGCGTGTTGGGCGTGAGAAAGCAGGCGGAAATCAAGAAGAAAAGCAGGATGGGTGAATACCTCGCGGCCTCATTGTCCGCGGAAACTCATCCACACTTCGAGCGCGGGCTTGGGAGCGCCGTCCAACTCGCGCAGGCCGAGAGACGCAAACAGGCTCAGGGCGATGATGTCGTTCTGGCTCACGCCCGGTTGTCCCAATGCGCTGGCGTACGAGTCCATGTCAAGGTCGTTGAGCAGCAGGTATACCCAAAACGCCAGCCGCGGTCCGAGTTGATCGTGGATGGCGTTCAAGTACGCCACCTGGTCTTCGGGCGTGGCGTGGATGTCCCCCGCGCTAACGGTGGTCCAGCCGCCCTCGGCCACCGCGACCGGCTTGTCGGTCCGCGCAAGGAGGCGGGAGTAGTAGTCCGTGGGGATGTCCTTGCCCGAGGGGAAGATGAAGTACGGGTACGAGGAGATCGCCCACAAGTCCAGGTTTGGCTCGAAAGCCTCCACCTGTTCCCAGTTCGGCGAGAGCCGCGCCCGATTTCCCTCCTCGGGTTGCGGCCACATGTTATTCAGGTCGTCCCACTGAAACGTCACAAAGATTTGCGTGTCGGGCGCCTCGGCTTTGACCTGCGCGTATACTTCCTTGTAGAGACTGACGAAGTTCGCCGCGTCGTTGGGAAACGCGTCCATGTAGGTGTTGATCTCGGAGGCGAGGCCGAGGTAATACGGATGGAACGTGCGGACGATCCACAGCGTGTAATTGGCGAACGCCGCGCGCACATTGGGATTGGCGAACGACGCCTCCCAACCTGCAGGCAGGTCTTTGAACTCGCGTCGGTTCAGACCGTTGAGCGCGTCCACCACGTAGACGGAGTCGAGACCGTTCTGTCGCGCCAGCGACTCCTGCCCCGCAATGTCGCTTCGAGATTTGGATTCACCGTCCACGCCGCCGACAAAATCTGCCCACGGGATGTTGTGCTGGAAGAGGACGAAGTCCCCGTACTGGCCGAGGTCTTTGAAATGATTGACCGCGCTCAGGAGGTTGACTTTTGGCGGGGAGGGAAAGAACCCGTACATGGTCTGGGTGGAGGCGGGCGGGTTGCGCGTCGAGAACGGCGTGACAGGTCCGCTCTGCCCGCAGGCGAGGGAGATGAGAAGAATAAAGAGCGTGAACAGGGAGAATCGTTTCATGGATATCGGATGTCTTGCCGTTCAAACATCAGCGCGTTGTGGCGAGTCGATGTAGTCCTGGGTTACGGCGGGTTGCTCTCGGGGAGGGAGTTGGCTCCGAACCGCGCGAGGCGGCTGGAGGCTTCGGCGGAGGTCAAGCCGTGAGGGGAGGTCATAGGCTGTATTTTAACTGATGTTTAAGGCGTGGCGAGTTGTGTTAAGTAGTTCGCCATAAGTCTTTAGAAATCCTTTTGTGTAGTCGGCGTTCTCTTACGCCGACGGGGACGTTAGAGAACGTCCCCTACACGTCTAATTATTTTCGACGAACTACTTCAATGCACGTTATAGTTGATAACGTTAGGCGGGCGCTCTAGTTGCTCTGCTTGCCTGTGTCTGGTGGGAGCAGGCAAGTAGAGTTCACGCCTGCCTACATGCGGGTATCCCACAAAGAACATGGAGCAGGCCGCAAACCGTTGGGCGGTAACCTTGCGTACAGGCATATAAATTCAGGGGCGAGTTTGAGATAGCCCATGTAGTATACTTGTTCTAAAATACCAAAAAGGAGAGCATGGGCTGTGTTACTTGATGAAGAAGTTTTAATAAATGACACAACTATCGGGTTAGCCGAGATTAATCAACTTGACCAAAATTTACAAGAACATTTCAGCGGCAAGTTGATTGTTCAGCCTGCTTTAACCCGCCCTCTGGTAAGCTTTCAAGCAAATAAAAATCGCCCCATTTATCGGTGGTACAAGTACAAAGAAGCATTTTCGGCTTCTTTGGTTGAGTATTTCCTTGAAAGATATAAAATCTCCGAAGGCGCGATATTAGATCCGTTTGCGGGAAGCGGAACGGCTCTATTTGCCGCCAGCACAATGGGAATCAATGCCGTTGGTATCGAGTTACTGCCCATTGGGCAGCAAATAATTACTACAAAAAAAAGTCTTGAATCCGAGTTTACGCCCAGCGATTTTGACGCTTTGCAAAAATGGGCGAAGTCGCCTGTTTGGGAAAAATCTCCCAAAAAGGTTGAACTGCCTGAATTAAGAATTACCAAAGGCGCATATCCTGAAACCACCAAAGAATCGATTGAAAAATATTTAGCCGCTTGCGAACAGGAAAATGACAAAGTTAAAGCAGTCCTGCATTTTGCGCTGTTTTGCATACTAGAGTCCGTCAGTTTCACGCGCAAAGACGGTCAATATCTTCGATGGGATTATCGGTCTGGACGCAGGCAGGGCAAAAAGATTTTTGATAAAGGTCGGATATTAAGTTTTGAACAGGCGATCTCGGAAAAAATTCAAGAAATAATCACCGACCTTTCCCCTGCCAGGCAGTCCAGTTTATTTCCCGTTGCCAAAAAGCAAGGCGAGATATTTTTGTATAGCGGTTCATCGCTTGAAGTCTTGCCCCGAATGACCAAAGAGTCTTTTGACGCTATTATCACTTCACCGCCGTATTGCAATCGCTATGATTACACCCGAACTTATGCGTTGGAGTTGGCTTTGCTTAACACAGACGAAACAGAGTTGGTTAAATTGCGCCAAGAGATG
This genomic window contains:
- a CDS encoding DNA modification methylase, with translation MLLDEEVLINDTTIGLAEINQLDQNLQEHFSGKLIVQPALTRPLVSFQANKNRPIYRWYKYKEAFSASLVEYFLERYKISEGAILDPFAGSGTALFAASTMGINAVGIELLPIGQQIITTKKSLESEFTPSDFDALQKWAKSPVWEKSPKKVELPELRITKGAYPETTKESIEKYLAACEQENDKVKAVLHFALFCILESVSFTRKDGQYLRWDYRSGRRQGKKIFDKGRILSFEQAISEKIQEIITDLSPARQSSLFPVAKKQGEIFLYSGSSLEVLPRMTKESFDAIITSPPYCNRYDYTRTYALELALLNTDETELVKLRQEMLSCTVENRAKDLLAINPLWTDALTAADEQKLLQSILKYLDEQKSQGKLNNNGIPRMVRGYFYEMACIIAESARVLRPNAPLIMVNDNVRYAGASISVDLILSSIAEKLGFSIENILVLPNGKGNSSQQMGEHGREALRKCVYVWRKR